One Festucalex cinctus isolate MCC-2025b chromosome 3, RoL_Fcin_1.0, whole genome shotgun sequence DNA window includes the following coding sequences:
- the LOC144016319 gene encoding pseudouridine-5'-phosphate glycosidase isoform X7: MIKRVSTLIIRRGRSTFQNDSIFQVHPSVSQALAENRPVVALESTIITHGMPYPHNLSTAREVEAIVRAQDATPATVGVIEGKVHVGLSVEELDFLACCEDAVKVSRRDLPFVVSQGLSGGTTVSATMIAAHRAGIPVFVTGGIGGVHRDGENSLDISADLTELGRTPVAVVSAGVKSILDIGRTLEFLETQGVCVATYGTSKDFPAFFSPLSGFSSPYQVCNPDKAAQLIESALSLGVHSGVLIAVPIPKEHAAAGQHIELAIQTAVAEASSQGITGKDVTPYILQRVNELTQGKSLEANVALIHNNAKVGSQIACALSKRMKNRKSSGASHRPAKQSESGVVVIGGINVDFIAKGKTTTLQFGQTNPGSVCQSYGGVGRNIADCLSRLGHRPVFISATGADSHSDAVFSYCKHMDVSGVTKLEGHSTATYCAVITENGELGLGLGDMDIHQQITEKYVSQFEKQLLSSILVCLDGNIPASTIRYVLSIAKQHNINVWYEPTDSEKARKPFVSDAWKSLSYASPNLAELCTMSKTLGLQTPDDKEAVRCPLPSTECSST; the protein is encoded by the exons ATGATAAAACGAGTGTCCACATTGATCATTAGAAGAGGACGttcaacatttcaaaatg ACAGCATCTTCCAAGTTCATCCCTCGGTATCGCAGGCACTGGCAGAAAACCGCCCGGTGGTGGCGCTAGAGAGCACTATCATCACTCATGGCATGCCCTACCCGCACAATCTCAG CACAGCCAGAGAGGTGGAGGCCATCGTGAGGGCCCAAGATGCCACCCCCGCCACCGTCGGGGTGATTGAGGGCAAAGTTCACGTCGGTTTGTCTGTGGAGGAGCTGGATTTCCTGGCCTGCTGTGAAGACGCCGTCAAGGTGTCTCGACGTGACCTGCCGTTTGTGGTTAGCCAA GGACTCTCTGGCGGCACCACCGTGTCGGCCACCATGATAGCGGCACACCGAGCTGGCATCCCCGTGTTTGTCACCGGAGGTATTGGGGGAGTGCACAGAGATGGAGAGAACA GTCTGGACATCAGCGCTGATCTAACAGAACTGGGCAGGACTCCCGTTGCCGTGGTGTCTGCTGGGGTCAAGTCGATACTAGACATCGGACGCACTCTGGAGTTCCTA GAGACACAGGGCGTTTGTGTCGCCACCTATGGAACGTCGAAAGATTTCCCAGCCTTCTTCTCTCCACTAAGCGGATTCAGCTCCCCGTACCAAGTCTGCAACCCCGACAAGGCCGCACAACTCATCG AGAGCGCTTTGTCACTCGGTGTCCACAGTGGCGTGTTGATAGCTGTGCCCATCCCAAAAGAGCACGCAGCAGCAGGCCAGCACATCGAGCTAGCAATACAGACAGCCGTGGCGGAGGCAAG TTCTCAAGGCATCACAGGAAAAGATGTGACACCGTACATTCTCCAAAGGGTCAACGAGCTGACGCAAGGAAAGTCCCTTGAAGCCA atGTTGCTCTCATTCATAACAACGCTAAAGTTGGCAGCCAGATAGCCTGTGCGCTGTCAAAGCGGATGAAGAACAGAAAGTCAAGTGGCGCATCACATCGTCCCGCTAAACAATCTGAATCCGGTGTT GTTGTCATCGGGGGAATAAATGTGGATTTTATTGCaaaaggaaaaacaacaacacttcaa TTTGGACAGACCAACCCAGGAAGTGTTTGCCAGTCATATGGGGGCGTAGGACGAAACATCGCTG ATTGTTTGAGTCGTCTGGGCCATCGGCCGGTGTTCATCTCGGCCACTGGAGCGGATTCTCACAGCGACGCCGTCTTCAGCTACTGCAAACATATG GACGTCAGCGGCGTGACAAAGTTGGAAGGTCATAGCACAGCTACCTACTGCGCCGTCATCACTGAAAACGGAGAACTCGGTCTCGGATTGGGTGACATGGACATTCATCAGCAGATAACTGAAAAATAC GTGTCACAATTTGAAAAGCAGCTTTTGTCGTCTATTCTGGTGTGTCTGGATGGAAACATCCCAGCCTCCACCATCAGATACGTTCTCTCCATCGCCAAACAGCACAACATCAACG TCTGGTACGAGCCGACTGATTCGGAAAAAGCTCGTAAACCCTTCGTGTCCGACGCCTGGAAGTCGCTGTCCTACGCGTCACCCAACCTGGCCGAGTTGTGCACCATGAGCAAAACACTTGGCCTTCAAACACCTGACG ACAAGGAAGCTGTGCGCTGCCCACTACCCAGCACTGAATGTAGCAGCACATGA
- the LOC144016319 gene encoding pseudouridine-5'-phosphate glycosidase isoform X6 has translation MIKRVSTLIIRRGRSTFQNDSIFQVHPSVSQALAENRPVVALESTIITHGMPYPHNLSTAREVEAIVRAQDATPATVGVIEGKVHVGLSVEELDFLACCEDAVKVSRRDLPFVVSQGLSGGTTVSATMIAAHRAGIPVFVTGGIGGVHRDGENSLDISADLTELGRTPVAVVSAGVKSILDIGRTLEFLETQGVCVATYGTSKDFPAFFSPLSGFSSPYQVCNPDKAAQLIESALSLGVHSGVLIAVPIPKEHAAAGQHIELAIQTAVAEASSQGITGKDVTPYILQRVNELTQGKSLEANVALIHNNAKVGSQIACALSKRMKNRKSSGASHRPAKQSESGVVVIGGINVDFIAKGKTTTLQFGQTNPGSVCQSYGGVGRNIADCLSRLGHRPVFISATGADSHSDAVFSYCKHMDVSGVTKLEGHSTATYCAVITENGELGLGLGDMDIHQQITEKYVSQFEKQLLSSILVCLDGNIPASTIRYVLSIAKQHNINVWYEPTDSEKARKPFVSDAWKSLSYASPNLAELCTMSKTLGLQTPDGAESGRGALAPHTGASPLPGGDPGGERSVGMRGTPCG, from the exons ATGATAAAACGAGTGTCCACATTGATCATTAGAAGAGGACGttcaacatttcaaaatg ACAGCATCTTCCAAGTTCATCCCTCGGTATCGCAGGCACTGGCAGAAAACCGCCCGGTGGTGGCGCTAGAGAGCACTATCATCACTCATGGCATGCCCTACCCGCACAATCTCAG CACAGCCAGAGAGGTGGAGGCCATCGTGAGGGCCCAAGATGCCACCCCCGCCACCGTCGGGGTGATTGAGGGCAAAGTTCACGTCGGTTTGTCTGTGGAGGAGCTGGATTTCCTGGCCTGCTGTGAAGACGCCGTCAAGGTGTCTCGACGTGACCTGCCGTTTGTGGTTAGCCAA GGACTCTCTGGCGGCACCACCGTGTCGGCCACCATGATAGCGGCACACCGAGCTGGCATCCCCGTGTTTGTCACCGGAGGTATTGGGGGAGTGCACAGAGATGGAGAGAACA GTCTGGACATCAGCGCTGATCTAACAGAACTGGGCAGGACTCCCGTTGCCGTGGTGTCTGCTGGGGTCAAGTCGATACTAGACATCGGACGCACTCTGGAGTTCCTA GAGACACAGGGCGTTTGTGTCGCCACCTATGGAACGTCGAAAGATTTCCCAGCCTTCTTCTCTCCACTAAGCGGATTCAGCTCCCCGTACCAAGTCTGCAACCCCGACAAGGCCGCACAACTCATCG AGAGCGCTTTGTCACTCGGTGTCCACAGTGGCGTGTTGATAGCTGTGCCCATCCCAAAAGAGCACGCAGCAGCAGGCCAGCACATCGAGCTAGCAATACAGACAGCCGTGGCGGAGGCAAG TTCTCAAGGCATCACAGGAAAAGATGTGACACCGTACATTCTCCAAAGGGTCAACGAGCTGACGCAAGGAAAGTCCCTTGAAGCCA atGTTGCTCTCATTCATAACAACGCTAAAGTTGGCAGCCAGATAGCCTGTGCGCTGTCAAAGCGGATGAAGAACAGAAAGTCAAGTGGCGCATCACATCGTCCCGCTAAACAATCTGAATCCGGTGTT GTTGTCATCGGGGGAATAAATGTGGATTTTATTGCaaaaggaaaaacaacaacacttcaa TTTGGACAGACCAACCCAGGAAGTGTTTGCCAGTCATATGGGGGCGTAGGACGAAACATCGCTG ATTGTTTGAGTCGTCTGGGCCATCGGCCGGTGTTCATCTCGGCCACTGGAGCGGATTCTCACAGCGACGCCGTCTTCAGCTACTGCAAACATATG GACGTCAGCGGCGTGACAAAGTTGGAAGGTCATAGCACAGCTACCTACTGCGCCGTCATCACTGAAAACGGAGAACTCGGTCTCGGATTGGGTGACATGGACATTCATCAGCAGATAACTGAAAAATAC GTGTCACAATTTGAAAAGCAGCTTTTGTCGTCTATTCTGGTGTGTCTGGATGGAAACATCCCAGCCTCCACCATCAGATACGTTCTCTCCATCGCCAAACAGCACAACATCAACG TCTGGTACGAGCCGACTGATTCGGAAAAAGCTCGTAAACCCTTCGTGTCCGACGCCTGGAAGTCGCTGTCCTACGCGTCACCCAACCTGGCCGAGTTGTGCACCATGAGCAAAACACTTGGCCTTCAAACACCTGACG GTGCTGAGTCTGGCCGTGGCGCTCTCGCGCCCCATACTGGAGCATCTCCACTGCCTGGTGGTGACCCTGGGGGAGAACGGAGTGTTGGTATGCGGGGAACACCATGCGGGTAA